In Gracilimonas sp., a single window of DNA contains:
- a CDS encoding ATP-dependent DNA helicase RecQ, with amino-acid sequence MQDYFQEAEANLKKFWGFDGFRAGQEEVIKSVFEGKNTLVLFPTGGGKSLCYQVPATVFDGLTLVVSPLVALMQDQVQQLKSKGISATFINSTIPSYEVEQRLVNARNGMYKLLYCAPERLKTPLWEAELPSLNIDLVAIDEAHCISEWGHDFRPSYREIRTSLESIAETTRWVALTATATPEVQKDIVESLGFEIPNVISRGFSRPNLKWWVVKSPKKKKKLEDSVKRGAKKGDGLIYGGTRRNCENLAARFTKLGIKTEAYHAGVESEKRKAIQERWISGETPLVAATNAFGMGIDKPDCRYVIHEEMPYSLEAYYQEAGRAGRDGKESFPILLYRESDYTKADDRLDQSYPKLDELNHAYQVLCDSFQLAVGSQMEESRPFDIEQIKKRGQLTYGKARAAMRLLDQFDIIAMQEEVKPAVSVQFTLSSQALKGFREKCNNDEKAEFVDKLERMFGALAFRDMVQLDEEYVLEKLGLFRNALVKALNVLMQNDQILVFEMHKQRNMVKVLEARSRKLSLTKKEVESHRNNLFRKLEQMHGYVLTETCREVYLLNYFGDTKAKPCGHCDNCLKSDSDKESKPTSEEIGDIYEILKKEENSVYDLSQITGQSKAKVIQAIQYLIKEERVTTNPAKPGFYCLL; translated from the coding sequence TTGCAAGATTATTTTCAAGAAGCAGAAGCCAATCTAAAAAAATTTTGGGGATTTGACGGATTTCGTGCAGGTCAGGAAGAAGTCATTAAATCTGTTTTTGAAGGAAAAAATACACTGGTATTATTTCCTACGGGTGGAGGCAAATCACTCTGCTACCAGGTTCCGGCTACAGTTTTTGATGGTTTGACGTTGGTAGTTTCACCTTTGGTTGCACTTATGCAAGATCAGGTGCAACAGTTAAAGTCCAAAGGGATTTCAGCCACTTTTATCAATAGTACCATTCCGTCTTATGAGGTAGAGCAGCGCTTAGTGAATGCAAGAAACGGGATGTACAAACTTTTGTATTGTGCTCCTGAACGGCTTAAGACTCCCCTTTGGGAGGCAGAGCTGCCAAGCCTGAATATTGACCTTGTTGCTATTGATGAAGCTCACTGTATCAGCGAATGGGGCCATGACTTTCGTCCGTCTTATCGTGAAATCCGGACATCCTTGGAAAGTATTGCGGAGACAACCCGTTGGGTTGCACTCACGGCTACGGCAACTCCGGAGGTTCAAAAAGATATTGTAGAATCACTGGGTTTTGAAATCCCTAATGTGATTTCCAGAGGGTTTTCTCGCCCCAATCTGAAATGGTGGGTGGTAAAGTCACCCAAGAAAAAGAAAAAGCTGGAAGATTCTGTTAAAAGGGGAGCAAAAAAAGGGGATGGATTGATTTATGGTGGAACGCGAAGGAACTGTGAAAACCTGGCAGCACGATTTACGAAATTGGGCATCAAGACTGAGGCCTATCATGCAGGGGTGGAATCAGAAAAAAGAAAAGCGATTCAGGAACGATGGATTTCAGGTGAAACTCCATTGGTAGCAGCTACTAATGCATTTGGTATGGGCATCGACAAGCCTGATTGCAGATATGTAATTCATGAAGAAATGCCATATTCACTGGAAGCTTATTACCAGGAAGCCGGCCGCGCCGGAAGAGATGGAAAGGAAAGCTTTCCCATTTTGTTATATCGGGAATCTGACTATACAAAAGCTGACGACCGTCTGGATCAAAGCTATCCTAAACTGGATGAACTGAATCATGCATACCAGGTTTTATGCGATAGCTTTCAATTGGCTGTAGGGTCGCAAATGGAGGAGTCGCGTCCTTTTGATATCGAGCAAATCAAGAAAAGGGGACAGCTTACATACGGGAAAGCCCGGGCTGCAATGCGTCTTCTGGATCAATTTGATATTATCGCTATGCAAGAGGAAGTAAAACCAGCTGTAAGTGTTCAGTTTACATTGAGTTCCCAGGCACTTAAGGGGTTTAGAGAGAAATGCAATAATGATGAAAAAGCGGAATTTGTAGACAAGCTGGAGCGCATGTTTGGAGCACTGGCATTCCGCGATATGGTACAGTTGGATGAGGAATATGTTTTGGAAAAGCTTGGATTGTTCAGAAACGCTCTGGTAAAAGCCTTAAACGTGTTGATGCAGAATGATCAGATTCTGGTTTTTGAAATGCATAAACAGCGAAACATGGTGAAGGTTTTGGAGGCCAGATCCCGAAAATTATCTTTGACAAAAAAAGAAGTGGAGTCTCATCGAAACAATCTCTTTCGCAAACTAGAGCAAATGCATGGTTATGTATTGACTGAGACTTGTCGTGAGGTATATCTTCTTAATTATTTTGGAGATACAAAAGCCAAACCCTGCGGCCATTGTGATAATTGTTTGAAGTCTGATTCAGATAAGGAATCCAAACCAACGTCAGAAGAAATTGGAGATATCTATGAAATCTTGAAAAAAGAAGAAAATTCTGTGTATGATCTCTCCCAAATTACCGGTCAAAGCAAAGCAAAAGTTATACAAGCTATTCAATACCTAATCAAGGAAGAGAGAGTTACTACTAATCCTGCCAAACCCGGATTTTATTGCTTGTTGTGA
- the leuB gene encoding 3-isopropylmalate dehydrogenase: protein MKKKIAVLPGDGIGPEVTKQGIKVLEVIAERFGHDFEYEYASVGAVAIEESGDPLPEKTVDVCMNSDAILFGAIGDPKYDNDPSAKIRPEQGLLRLRKALKLYANIRPVKTYASLLNRSPLKRERIEGTDLVIYRELAGGIYFGEKGRSEDEKSAYDHCTYSVEEIERISKMAFEAAESRRKKLTLIDKANVLETSRLWRQTVQAISENYPDVEVEYLFVDNAAMQLILRPNKFDVILTENMFGDIISDESSVITGSIGLLPSASIGEEISLFEPIHGSYPQVAGKDLANPIATILSMGMMLEHFGLYEEAELINTNIDFMIGKELVTQDLNSRNFVSCSKVGDILSLLLDLNVSDVQFENMFEGKLPVI from the coding sequence ATGAAAAAAAAGATTGCAGTATTACCGGGAGATGGAATAGGTCCGGAAGTAACAAAACAGGGAATCAAAGTACTTGAAGTAATTGCAGAGCGCTTTGGTCATGACTTTGAGTATGAATATGCATCGGTAGGGGCTGTGGCCATTGAAGAAAGTGGCGATCCTCTTCCAGAGAAAACAGTAGATGTTTGCATGAATTCAGATGCAATATTATTTGGCGCTATAGGAGATCCCAAATACGATAATGATCCTTCGGCCAAGATACGGCCTGAGCAAGGATTACTTCGCTTGCGAAAAGCTTTGAAATTATATGCAAATATTCGGCCGGTCAAAACTTATGCATCTCTGCTTAATCGTTCGCCTTTAAAAAGAGAGCGGATTGAAGGCACTGATCTGGTGATATACAGGGAGTTGGCAGGAGGAATTTATTTTGGTGAAAAGGGCCGGTCAGAAGATGAGAAATCGGCGTATGATCACTGTACGTATTCAGTAGAAGAGATTGAACGAATTTCGAAAATGGCTTTTGAGGCGGCGGAATCACGTCGTAAAAAACTAACGCTTATTGATAAAGCCAATGTGCTGGAAACATCTCGTTTGTGGCGCCAAACAGTTCAGGCCATCTCTGAGAATTATCCTGACGTTGAAGTGGAGTATTTATTTGTGGATAACGCCGCTATGCAACTCATTTTACGCCCGAATAAGTTTGACGTTATTTTAACGGAGAATATGTTTGGAGATATAATTTCAGATGAAAGCAGTGTAATCACGGGGTCTATAGGATTACTCCCGTCAGCTTCAATAGGTGAGGAAATATCACTTTTTGAACCTATCCATGGAAGTTATCCACAAGTTGCGGGAAAAGATCTGGCAAATCCCATTGCTACTATCCTGTCTATGGGTATGATGCTGGAACATTTTGGGCTTTATGAAGAGGCGGAGCTTATTAATACGAATATTGATTTTATGATCGGCAAGGAGTTGGTAACGCAGGATCTTAATTCAAGGAATTTTGTTTCCTGTTCCAAGGTGGGAGATATATTGAGTTTGTTACTAGACCTAAATGTCTCGGATGTTCAATTCGAAAATATGTTTGAAGGAAAACTACCGGTAATCTGA
- a CDS encoding 2-isopropylmalate synthase: MPNTQIQIFDTTLRDGEQVPGCTLNTKEKIEIARELERLGVDVMEVGFPISSPGDFESVSRISKIIKNATVCALTRAVPNDIEVAADAIKSAKRPRIHTGIGTSDSHVFNKLRTTREKVIERGVAAVKLAKKYVEDVEFYAEDAGRTDNEYLAMVIEAVIKAGATVVNIPDTTGYCLPSEYGEKIKYLQENVKGIHNTTISTHCHNDLGLATANSIMGVRNGARQIECTINGIGERAGNASLEEVVMIMRKHNDLNFDTGINTKYLSEISAIVSAKMNMPVQANKAIVGSNAFAHSSGIHQDGVIKSRDTYEIIDPEEVGALDSSIVLTARSGRAALNYRAKKLGFEFCKDELERHYQAFLNLADQKKIIQDQDLIKLFSVAATG, translated from the coding sequence ATGCCAAATACCCAAATTCAAATTTTTGATACCACGCTGCGTGACGGTGAACAAGTACCAGGCTGTACTCTCAATACCAAAGAAAAAATTGAGATAGCCAGGGAATTGGAACGCCTTGGAGTGGATGTGATGGAAGTTGGATTCCCTATTTCCAGTCCCGGCGATTTCGAATCGGTTAGCAGAATCTCAAAAATCATCAAAAACGCAACGGTTTGTGCACTCACTCGCGCCGTGCCAAACGACATCGAAGTAGCAGCTGATGCAATAAAGTCAGCAAAACGGCCTCGTATACATACCGGAATAGGAACTTCCGACAGCCATGTGTTCAATAAACTGCGAACGACTCGCGAAAAAGTTATTGAGCGGGGAGTTGCCGCAGTTAAGCTGGCAAAGAAGTATGTAGAAGATGTGGAATTCTATGCTGAAGATGCCGGAAGAACCGATAACGAATATCTTGCCATGGTGATTGAAGCGGTTATAAAAGCCGGGGCTACCGTAGTAAATATTCCGGATACAACAGGGTACTGCCTGCCATCTGAATACGGCGAGAAGATCAAATACCTGCAGGAAAATGTGAAAGGCATTCATAACACCACCATTTCCACGCATTGCCATAATGATCTTGGGCTGGCAACAGCAAATTCTATCATGGGAGTAAGAAATGGCGCGCGTCAGATAGAATGCACGATCAACGGAATTGGAGAACGGGCAGGCAATGCATCCCTTGAAGAAGTAGTCATGATTATGCGCAAGCATAACGATTTAAATTTTGATACAGGGATTAACACAAAATATTTAAGTGAGATCAGTGCGATCGTTTCTGCCAAAATGAATATGCCGGTTCAGGCTAATAAAGCCATAGTGGGTTCCAATGCTTTTGCCCACTCCTCAGGTATTCATCAGGATGGAGTTATTAAATCACGTGATACCTATGAAATTATAGATCCTGAAGAAGTTGGTGCATTGGATTCATCTATTGTATTAACTGCCCGAAGTGGAAGAGCTGCGTTAAATTATCGAGCTAAGAAATTGGGATTTGAATTCTGCAAGGATGAACTGGAGCGTCATTATCAGGCATTTTTGAACCTGGCGGATCAAAAGAAAATTATTCAAGACCAAGATCTGATTAAGTTATTCTCTGTGGCAGCCACCGGCTGA
- the leuC gene encoding 3-isopropylmalate dehydratase large subunit — protein MPKTLFEKVWDQHVVTKVERGPEVLYIDRHLIHEVTSPQAFSGIRDRGIDIFRKEKIVATADHNVPTKNQHLPIKEALSKLQVDALQQNCKDFGIELYGLGHPYQGIVHVIGPELGITKPGMTIVCGDSHTSTHGAFGAIAFGIGTSQVEQVMATQCLLVERPKTMRIIIDGELGEGIFAKDIILHIISKLGTGGGTGHFVEYSGTAIQGLSMEARMTICNMSIEMGARGGIIAPDERTFEYVKGREFAPKGESLDKAIKYWKTFFTDSEAVFDKEYYFRAEEIEPMITYGTNPGAGIKITETVPKPEEVENPAGLNKSLEYMGLEPGESLQGKKIDHVFIGSCTNSRIEDLRVVADYVKGKKKAGHIQAMIVPGSRQVQEQAKKEGIDKTLADAGFELRQSGCSACLGMNEDKIPKGEYCVSTSNRNFEGRQGPGARTMLVSPLTAATIAIEGKVVDPRKFITKKVAV, from the coding sequence ATGCCAAAAACGTTATTTGAAAAAGTTTGGGATCAACATGTTGTTACCAAGGTTGAGAGAGGGCCTGAAGTTTTGTACATCGATCGGCATTTGATCCATGAAGTTACCAGTCCGCAGGCTTTTAGCGGAATTCGTGATCGTGGTATTGATATTTTTCGAAAAGAAAAAATTGTAGCTACGGCCGATCACAACGTGCCAACCAAAAACCAACACCTTCCCATAAAGGAAGCTTTATCTAAGCTTCAGGTGGATGCGCTTCAGCAAAATTGTAAAGATTTTGGAATTGAACTATATGGCCTTGGTCACCCTTATCAAGGAATTGTTCATGTAATTGGGCCGGAACTTGGAATAACTAAACCGGGCATGACTATCGTTTGTGGAGATAGTCACACTTCTACACATGGAGCTTTTGGAGCCATAGCATTTGGGATTGGAACTTCACAGGTAGAACAAGTAATGGCAACTCAATGTCTGCTCGTTGAACGCCCTAAAACCATGCGCATTATTATTGATGGTGAATTGGGAGAAGGAATTTTTGCAAAAGACATCATCCTCCATATCATTTCGAAATTGGGAACAGGTGGCGGAACAGGTCATTTTGTAGAATATTCCGGGACAGCTATTCAGGGACTCTCAATGGAGGCCCGAATGACTATCTGCAACATGAGTATAGAAATGGGAGCCAGAGGTGGAATTATTGCTCCTGATGAGAGAACATTTGAGTATGTAAAAGGTCGGGAATTTGCTCCAAAAGGAGAAAGCTTAGATAAAGCAATTAAATACTGGAAGACATTTTTCACTGATTCCGAAGCTGTTTTTGATAAGGAATATTATTTCCGGGCTGAAGAAATTGAGCCGATGATCACTTATGGCACCAATCCCGGAGCAGGAATAAAAATTACGGAAACTGTCCCAAAGCCTGAAGAAGTTGAAAATCCAGCAGGGTTGAACAAATCATTGGAATATATGGGGCTGGAGCCGGGAGAGTCTCTGCAGGGTAAAAAAATTGATCATGTATTTATAGGAAGCTGTACCAACAGTCGAATTGAGGATCTCCGGGTCGTGGCGGATTATGTAAAAGGGAAAAAGAAAGCAGGTCACATACAGGCCATGATCGTTCCCGGTTCACGACAAGTGCAGGAACAGGCTAAAAAAGAAGGAATTGACAAAACTTTGGCTGATGCAGGATTTGAGCTTCGTCAGTCTGGCTGTTCAGCCTGTTTGGGGATGAATGAAGACAAAATACCAAAAGGCGAATACTGTGTGTCCACTTCAAATCGAAATTTTGAGGGAAGACAAGGTCCGGGAGCCCGGACAATGCTGGTGAGTCCTTTAACTGCTGCCACTATAGCCATTGAAGGCAAGGTTGTTGATCCTCGGAAATTTATTACGAAAAAAGTAGCGGTGTAA
- the leuD gene encoding 3-isopropylmalate dehydratase small subunit → MEKFEVLKSTAVPLPEEDVDTDQIIPARYLKAITREGFGEHLFRDWRYDSDGSPKKDFVLNSSGYSGKILVAGRNFGCGSSREHAAWALSDYGFKAVVSSYFADIFKGNALNNGLLPVQVSQVFLHKVLTKVQSKPSTSITVDLQEQTVTLEDGDNEYFEINPYKKMCLMKGYDDIDFLLSQKDKIKQFEKQHVEY, encoded by the coding sequence ATGGAAAAATTCGAAGTATTGAAATCAACAGCTGTTCCCCTTCCCGAAGAAGATGTGGATACTGATCAGATTATTCCGGCAAGATACCTGAAAGCGATTACCCGTGAAGGATTTGGAGAGCATTTATTTCGAGATTGGCGATATGATTCCGATGGTAGTCCTAAAAAAGATTTTGTATTGAACAGCTCTGGGTATTCAGGAAAAATCTTAGTGGCGGGACGAAATTTTGGATGCGGATCGAGTCGTGAACATGCTGCTTGGGCTTTATCTGACTATGGTTTCAAAGCCGTTGTTTCTAGCTATTTTGCGGACATTTTTAAAGGCAATGCTTTGAATAACGGATTGCTTCCGGTTCAGGTAAGTCAGGTTTTTTTGCACAAGGTATTGACCAAAGTTCAGTCAAAGCCATCCACATCTATCACTGTAGATCTACAGGAACAGACGGTTACACTGGAAGATGGTGACAATGAATATTTTGAAATCAATCCATATAAAAAAATGTGCTTGATGAAAGGATATGATGACATCGATTTTTTACTCAGCCAAAAAGACAAAATCAAACAATTTGAAAAACAACATGTGGAGTATTAA